A genomic region of Candidatus Neomarinimicrobiota bacterium contains the following coding sequences:
- a CDS encoding 2-oxoacid:acceptor oxidoreductase family protein: MSENILKKPESFYDDFQRKPGADTLTTHYCPGCAHGVLHKLVAEALDDLGVREKTIFISPVGCSVFAYYYFHTGNVQAAHGRASAVATAVKRAHPDSIVISYQGDGDLAGIGGNNILQAANRGENFTTIFVNNAIYGMTGGQMAPTTLIGQKTTTTPRGRAFENEGYPMRVSELLATLDAPSYIERVMIGDPKYTMKARKAIRKAIKAQIEGKGFSLVEALSACPSGWKMTPVEAKNWVQEEMTKIFPLGVTRDKIAEIEGKVHNRNGNGRKPLSDKELVKTLDIPEAETSTIYPLPEVEDRYKHSEIKIAGFGGQGVLSLGVALSQMGMIHQYHVSWLPSYGPEMRGGTAHCHVKLDHEPIGAPLIENPTILVAMNKPSMDKFEPNVVEGGDVFYNSSLIDEPPSRTDVNAIPVNATEIADELGNTKAANIVMLGGIIAKTGILELEAVVNEMHQLIKKKQYVDLNVKAVKAGFEAVQSMSP, from the coding sequence ATGAGCGAAAATATCCTGAAAAAACCCGAATCGTTTTACGACGACTTCCAGCGAAAACCTGGAGCGGATACACTGACGACGCATTATTGTCCCGGCTGCGCTCACGGGGTACTGCATAAACTGGTTGCCGAGGCGCTGGACGATCTCGGCGTCAGGGAGAAGACAATTTTTATCAGTCCGGTGGGGTGCAGCGTGTTTGCGTATTACTATTTCCACACTGGAAACGTCCAGGCGGCCCACGGTCGCGCATCCGCTGTGGCTACAGCGGTGAAACGTGCGCATCCGGACAGCATTGTGATAAGCTACCAGGGCGACGGCGATCTCGCCGGTATCGGTGGGAACAATATCCTCCAGGCGGCGAACCGCGGCGAAAATTTTACGACCATCTTTGTCAATAATGCGATCTATGGGATGACCGGCGGACAAATGGCGCCGACCACGTTGATTGGCCAAAAAACCACGACCACTCCCAGAGGAAGAGCGTTCGAGAATGAAGGATACCCAATGCGGGTCTCTGAATTGCTTGCGACGCTGGATGCGCCATCATACATCGAGCGGGTGATGATTGGCGATCCCAAGTATACGATGAAGGCCAGAAAAGCGATCCGGAAAGCCATCAAGGCGCAGATTGAAGGGAAAGGCTTTTCGCTGGTAGAGGCCCTTTCGGCTTGTCCCTCCGGGTGGAAGATGACTCCGGTAGAGGCTAAAAACTGGGTGCAGGAAGAGATGACCAAGATCTTCCCGCTGGGCGTCACTCGGGATAAGATCGCAGAAATTGAGGGGAAGGTCCATAACCGGAACGGGAACGGCCGGAAGCCCTTGTCGGATAAGGAACTGGTGAAGACGCTGGATATTCCGGAGGCAGAGACCAGCACAATCTACCCGCTTCCCGAAGTCGAGGATCGGTATAAACATTCGGAGATCAAAATCGCCGGGTTCGGCGGACAGGGCGTGCTGTCGCTGGGCGTCGCATTGTCGCAGATGGGGATGATTCACCAGTATCACGTAAGCTGGTTGCCGTCCTACGGCCCGGAAATGCGCGGCGGAACAGCCCATTGCCACGTCAAACTGGATCACGAACCCATTGGAGCGCCATTGATTGAGAACCCAACTATCCTGGTGGCAATGAACAAGCCATCAATGGACAAATTTGAACCGAATGTTGTGGAAGGCGGAGATGTATTTTACAACAGTTCCTTGATTGATGAGCCGCCCTCCCGGACCGATGTGAATGCGATTCCGGTGAATGCCACTGAAATCGCTGACGAACTGGGCAACACGAAGGCTGCGAATATTGTAATGCTTGGCGGAATAATCGCCAAAACCGGAATCCTGGAGCTGGAGGCAGTAGTCAATGAAATGCACCAGCTCATCAAAAAGAAACAGTATGTGGATCTCAATGTGAAAGCGGTGAAGGCCGGCTTTGAGGCCGTCCAATCAATGTCACCCTGA
- a CDS encoding 3-methyl-2-oxobutanoate dehydrogenase subunit VorB — MSKLLIKGNEAVIKGALLAGCDAFFGYPITPASEIAEAAAYYFPEVGGTFLQAESEVASINMVYGASASGQRVMTASSSPGISLKQEGVSYIAGAELPAVIIDIMRGGPGLGNIAPEQSDYNQVVKGGGHGNFKTLVLAPNSAQEMCDLTMLAFDLADKYRNPVYVLADGFIGQMMEPVDFPKPNRQIPEKSWAVQGTAETSDNLIASIELDPDDLEELNRKLQKKYQQMEEEEVRVEEYRCEDADVILIGFGIVSRVIHSAVDKLREMDVKAGMLRPITLFPFPKDYIREYANQVSKFWVMELNNGQMVDDVRLAAPSGTEIEFYGRMGGNVMSTEEIINKVLEGQS, encoded by the coding sequence ATGTCAAAACTATTGATTAAAGGCAATGAAGCCGTTATTAAAGGGGCGCTGCTAGCCGGATGCGACGCCTTTTTTGGCTATCCTATAACTCCGGCATCAGAGATTGCGGAAGCGGCCGCGTACTATTTTCCGGAAGTGGGAGGAACATTTCTGCAGGCCGAAAGTGAGGTCGCATCAATAAACATGGTCTACGGTGCCTCTGCTTCAGGCCAACGGGTGATGACGGCTTCATCCAGCCCGGGCATCAGCCTGAAGCAGGAAGGCGTCTCCTATATCGCCGGTGCAGAATTACCCGCGGTCATCATTGATATCATGCGTGGCGGCCCCGGACTCGGAAACATTGCACCGGAACAGTCGGACTATAATCAAGTGGTGAAAGGTGGCGGTCACGGGAACTTTAAAACGCTGGTGCTGGCGCCGAACAGCGCGCAGGAGATGTGCGACCTGACAATGCTGGCGTTCGACCTGGCGGATAAATATCGGAATCCGGTGTACGTTCTCGCCGACGGTTTCATCGGCCAGATGATGGAACCGGTTGATTTCCCAAAACCGAACAGGCAAATCCCAGAGAAGTCCTGGGCGGTTCAGGGAACGGCCGAGACCAGCGATAACCTCATCGCTTCCATCGAACTTGATCCGGATGATCTGGAAGAACTCAACCGGAAACTCCAGAAAAAATATCAGCAGATGGAAGAGGAAGAGGTCCGCGTCGAAGAATACCGGTGTGAGGACGCAGATGTTATCCTCATTGGATTCGGGATCGTCTCCCGGGTTATCCACTCCGCCGTGGATAAACTCCGCGAAATGGATGTGAAAGCCGGGATGTTACGTCCGATTACATTATTCCCGTTTCCTAAGGATTATATTCGAGAATATGCGAACCAGGTGAGCAAATTTTGGGTTATGGAGCTGAACAACGGTCAAATGGTAGACGACGTCCGGTTAGCGGCGCCATCGGGAACGGAGATTGAATTCTACGGCCGCATGGGCGGCAATGTAATGAGCACTGAAGAGATTATTAACAAGGTGCTGGAGGGACAGTCATGA
- a CDS encoding 4Fe-4S dicluster domain-containing protein, with protein MSAKKSRGMVFFRVEECKGCSLCVDACPVNVLELSPELNSHGYHPSTYKGEGCTGCGVCYYVCPEPGGIKVYKRYNPEVHGAEAA; from the coding sequence ATGAGTGCAAAAAAATCGCGAGGAATGGTATTTTTCCGGGTGGAGGAGTGTAAAGGCTGCAGCCTCTGCGTGGATGCGTGTCCGGTGAACGTGCTGGAGCTATCGCCGGAGTTGAACAGTCACGGATATCACCCGTCGACCTATAAGGGAGAAGGTTGTACTGGCTGCGGTGTCTGTTATTATGTTTGTCCGGAGCCGGGCGGTATTAAAGTGTATAAACGCTACAATCCTGAAGTGCATGGCGCGGAGGCGGCATAA